A portion of the Bacteroidota bacterium genome contains these proteins:
- a CDS encoding kelch repeat-containing protein, whose amino-acid sequence MKKVFIFLVFACLAVVSFYSCSSSSDTVLGDWKKRSDLDGVARCGSMVFTINGKAYLVSGHNWAPDGIDTIKVVYEFDPVANDGMGSWTRKKEFPGTPRHSGIAFSVGNYGYVGLGTDGNNYLNDFWRYDPANDTWTQLKNFPGSARCDAVGFSIGNAGYVSSGWDGSYLKDFWQYDPANDTWTSKASYGGSKRRGAMAFVINNKAYICGGQGSDGTYVYDFWQYDPTTSNWTPKRDIANTNEEETYDDDYTNIVREYGVSFVMNGKAYVSTGLHGSYLQETWEYDPKEDLWNKMTPIEGSGRYWAVGFSINNRGFVATGTTGGSSSSSFLEDIWEFFPTAAFDISKEK is encoded by the coding sequence ATGAAAAAAGTTTTTATTTTTTTAGTATTTGCCTGTCTTGCTGTCGTTTCATTTTATTCCTGCAGTAGCAGCAGTGACACAGTTTTAGGAGATTGGAAAAAAAGATCGGACTTGGACGGTGTTGCCAGATGTGGATCTATGGTTTTTACCATCAACGGTAAGGCTTATTTAGTTAGCGGACACAATTGGGCTCCTGACGGAATTGATACAATTAAGGTGGTTTATGAATTTGATCCTGTAGCCAATGACGGAATGGGATCGTGGACCAGAAAAAAGGAATTTCCCGGTACTCCCAGACACAGCGGTATAGCTTTTAGTGTTGGGAATTACGGATATGTAGGGTTAGGTACTGATGGAAATAATTATTTGAATGATTTTTGGAGATATGATCCCGCCAATGACACTTGGACACAGTTGAAAAATTTCCCGGGTAGTGCCCGTTGCGATGCAGTGGGTTTTTCAATTGGAAACGCAGGTTATGTTTCTTCAGGTTGGGATGGTTCTTATCTGAAGGATTTTTGGCAATATGATCCTGCAAATGACACATGGACTTCAAAAGCCAGTTATGGCGGATCTAAAAGACGTGGTGCTATGGCCTTTGTCATAAACAACAAAGCATATATATGCGGTGGTCAGGGTTCAGACGGGACATACGTTTATGATTTCTGGCAATATGATCCGACAACTTCAAATTGGACCCCGAAACGGGATATTGCAAACACCAATGAAGAAGAAACTTATGACGACGATTATACCAATATTGTCAGAGAGTATGGCGTTTCTTTTGTTATGAATGGTAAAGCATACGTTTCAACCGGCTTACATGGCTCTTATTTACAAGAAACCTGGGAATATGATCCCAAAGAAGATCTTTGGAACAAGATGACCCCCATTGAAGGAAGCGGAAGATATTGGGCAGTCGGTTTTTCAATTAACAACAGAGGTTTTGTAGCTACCGGAACAACCGGAGGTTCTTCTAGTTCTTCATTTTTGGAAGACATCTGGGAATTTTTCCCGACTGCTGCGTTCGACATATCTAAGGAAAAATAA